The following proteins are co-located in the Diaphorobacter sp. HDW4B genome:
- a CDS encoding lytic transglycosylase domain-containing protein, with the protein MFTPRIHTPTAKRWRMPAVTALLCFFAAQQSAHADLWAYVDSRGVTHFAAEKIDANYSLFFRGDQFDSTRDGAPDTNSNTNAPADYSLDSARDAAGARKLAFIDISPGYKRVRTHIRSAAENSGLEYELLKAVIATESGFDAQAISPKGAVGLMQLMPATASRFGVSADKKRSVAQKLEDPVTNLGAGANYLRYLLKMFDGRKDLALAAYNAGEGSVQRAGNQIPSYRETQNYVKSVLGLYAMLKPPESLRAHRAYQTQQQPQQPVTGRIRMEIPAAHTDGATTPSAPDTSTFSSPLGAVGGDNSSAVRTASRATLQDLSANE; encoded by the coding sequence ATGTTCACGCCGCGAATCCACACACCAACAGCCAAGCGCTGGCGCATGCCTGCGGTTACGGCGTTGCTGTGCTTCTTCGCGGCGCAGCAGTCGGCGCATGCCGATCTGTGGGCCTATGTCGATTCGCGCGGCGTGACGCATTTTGCGGCCGAGAAGATCGACGCGAACTACTCGCTTTTTTTCCGTGGCGATCAGTTCGATTCGACGCGCGACGGTGCACCAGACACCAACTCCAACACCAACGCACCGGCCGACTACTCGCTCGATTCCGCGCGTGATGCCGCAGGTGCGCGCAAGCTGGCGTTCATCGACATCTCGCCCGGCTACAAGCGTGTTCGCACGCACATCCGCAGCGCGGCCGAGAATTCCGGGCTTGAGTACGAACTGCTCAAGGCAGTGATCGCCACCGAATCCGGTTTCGACGCGCAGGCCATCTCGCCCAAGGGCGCTGTCGGCCTGATGCAGTTGATGCCCGCAACCGCGTCGCGTTTTGGCGTGTCGGCTGACAAGAAACGCAGCGTGGCGCAGAAGCTCGAAGACCCTGTCACCAACCTGGGCGCGGGCGCGAACTATCTGCGTTATCTGCTGAAGATGTTCGACGGCCGCAAGGATCTGGCGCTGGCCGCCTACAACGCGGGCGAGGGCTCGGTGCAGCGCGCTGGCAACCAGATTCCGTCGTACCGCGAAACCCAAAATTATGTGAAGAGCGTGCTGGGCCTGTACGCGATGCTCAAGCCGCCCGAGTCGTTGCGTGCGCACCGTGCGTACCAGACTCAGCAGCAGCCGCAGCAACCCGTCACGGGCCGCATCCGCATGGAAATTCCTGCGGCGCACACGGATGGCGCGACCACGCCTTCCGCACCTGACACTTCCACTTTCTCATCCCCTCTTGGCGCGGTCGGCGGCGACAACAGTTCGGCTGTTCGCACCGCATCGCGCGCCACATTGCAAGACTTGTCTGCGAACGAATGA